One part of the Salinivirga cyanobacteriivorans genome encodes these proteins:
- a CDS encoding acetyl-CoA C-acetyltransferase, whose product MREVVIVSAARTAIGSFGGGLASLSAVDLGVHAAKEAIKRAGIAPEEIQESIIGNILSAGQGQNVARQISIHSGVPETTPAMTINKLCGSGLRSVIMAAQFIALGDADVILAGGTESMSNAPYILPRARFGYKMGHGQLEDSMIKDGLWDIFNDYHMGVTAENIAEQWNIGREEQDQFAAHSQQKTEAAQTNGRFKDEIVPVAIPQRKGDPIIVDTDEFPRHGTTAEKLGKLKPAFKKDGTVTAGNASGINDGASMLIVMSADKAEALGIKPLMRIKSYGNAALDPKIMGYGPVPATRQALERGNMTVDDLDLIELNEAFAAQSLAVVKDLEINPEIVNVNGGAIALGHPIGASGARILTTLIYEMQKRSAKTGLASLCIGGGQGSALIIENLNA is encoded by the coding sequence ATGAGAGAAGTTGTAATAGTATCTGCTGCACGCACAGCAATAGGCTCTTTTGGAGGCGGATTAGCCAGTTTGAGCGCTGTAGATTTGGGCGTGCATGCTGCAAAAGAAGCTATAAAGCGTGCCGGAATTGCTCCGGAAGAAATTCAGGAATCAATTATTGGAAATATTTTATCAGCCGGGCAGGGCCAAAATGTGGCCCGCCAAATTTCTATTCACAGCGGAGTTCCTGAAACCACACCTGCTATGACCATAAATAAACTTTGTGGGTCCGGGTTAAGGTCTGTTATAATGGCCGCTCAATTCATTGCCCTGGGTGATGCCGATGTGATACTGGCCGGAGGTACAGAAAGTATGTCTAACGCTCCATATATATTGCCACGGGCACGTTTTGGCTATAAAATGGGTCATGGCCAGCTTGAGGATAGCATGATTAAAGATGGTTTATGGGATATTTTCAATGATTACCATATGGGTGTAACTGCTGAAAATATTGCTGAGCAATGGAATATCGGGCGCGAGGAGCAGGATCAATTTGCTGCTCATTCACAGCAAAAAACAGAAGCGGCTCAAACCAATGGCCGTTTTAAAGATGAAATTGTTCCTGTAGCTATTCCACAGCGTAAAGGTGATCCAATAATAGTCGATACGGATGAATTCCCACGCCATGGAACTACCGCTGAAAAATTGGGTAAACTTAAACCAGCCTTTAAAAAGGATGGAACAGTAACAGCTGGAAATGCTTCCGGTATCAACGATGGCGCTTCTATGCTCATTGTAATGTCTGCTGACAAAGCAGAAGCTTTAGGCATAAAGCCGCTTATGCGTATAAAATCATACGGTAATGCAGCATTAGATCCAAAGATTATGGGATATGGACCAGTACCCGCCACTCGTCAGGCACTCGAACGTGGAAATATGACAGTTGATGATTTGGATTTGATTGAGCTTAATGAAGCCTTTGCTGCACAGTCACTTGCTGTGGTTAAGGATTTGGAAATCAATCCTGAGATTGTGAATGTGAATGGCGGCGCAATTGCGTTGGGCCATCCAATAGGAGCAAGTGGTGCAAGAATATTGACTACGCTTATTTATGAGATGCAAAAGCGCAGCGCTAAAACAGGTCTGGCTTCACTTTGTATTGGAGGAGGACAAGGTTCTGCACTTATTATTGAAAATTTGAATGCATAA
- a CDS encoding cell division ATP-binding protein FtsE yields the protein MALDKIIELTNADIYHKDHLVMSDVNFTVNKGEFVYLIGKTGTGKSSLLKTIYAEIPLQKGVGRVADYDLANLKKKQIPFLRRKIGIVFQDFQLLTDRSANENLTFVLKATGWKKKKEMEQRIQDVLEKVGLGYKGYKMPHELSGGEQQRLSIARALLNDPEIILADEPTGNLDPETSGGIMELLFEIKNSGRAVIMATHDYEMLKKFSAPTMKIEDGKLNERENKIIEFDNL from the coding sequence ATGGCCTTGGATAAAATAATAGAACTAACAAACGCCGATATTTACCACAAAGACCATCTTGTAATGAGTGATGTAAACTTTACGGTTAATAAAGGTGAGTTTGTCTATCTAATCGGGAAAACAGGCACAGGGAAATCAAGCCTGCTTAAAACTATTTATGCTGAAATTCCTTTGCAAAAAGGAGTAGGAAGAGTAGCAGACTACGATTTGGCCAACTTAAAAAAGAAACAAATACCATTTTTACGCCGCAAAATTGGTATTGTATTCCAGGACTTCCAGCTGCTTACCGACCGTTCAGCAAATGAAAACCTGACATTTGTATTAAAAGCAACGGGCTGGAAGAAAAAAAAGGAGATGGAACAAAGAATTCAGGATGTACTTGAGAAAGTCGGGTTAGGTTATAAAGGCTACAAAATGCCACACGAGTTATCTGGTGGAGAGCAACAAAGGCTATCAATTGCACGTGCATTGCTCAACGACCCCGAAATTATTCTGGCCGATGAGCCCACAGGAAACCTCGACCCCGAAACATCAGGCGGCATAATGGAGCTGCTTTTTGAAATTAAAAATAGTGGCAGGGCCGTTATTATGGCAACACACGATTATGAAATGCTGAAAAAATTCAGTGCGCCAACTATGAAAATTGAAGATGGTAAACTCAATGAGCGGGAAAATAAAATCATTGAGTTCGACAACCTTTAA
- the fabG gene encoding 3-oxoacyl-ACP reductase FabG has translation MKRLENKVAIITGGADGLGKAGAEKFASEGAETIIWDVNSEKGEEVAKAINNQGGKARFMNVNTADLGAVEKATNEIISQSGKIDILVNNAGITRDASLKKMTPEQWQQVIDVNLTGVFNCTKIIGIHMTQNKYGRIINTSSVVALYGNFGQTNYVATKAGVIGMTKTWARELGFKGVTVNAVAPGFIMTDMVRKMPENVLETMQSKVPLGHLGDPEDIANAYLFLASDEARYVNGATLSVDGGMTI, from the coding sequence ATGAAAAGATTAGAAAATAAAGTAGCCATTATTACAGGTGGCGCCGATGGCCTGGGAAAAGCCGGTGCAGAAAAATTTGCCAGTGAAGGTGCAGAAACAATAATTTGGGATGTAAACAGCGAAAAAGGAGAAGAGGTTGCCAAGGCAATCAATAATCAAGGAGGTAAAGCCCGTTTTATGAATGTAAATACGGCTGATCTTGGGGCTGTAGAAAAAGCAACAAATGAAATTATATCTCAGAGCGGTAAAATTGATATTTTAGTAAATAATGCCGGAATTACCCGCGATGCAAGTCTGAAAAAAATGACACCCGAGCAATGGCAACAGGTGATAGATGTAAACCTGACAGGTGTGTTTAATTGTACCAAGATTATAGGTATTCATATGACTCAAAATAAATATGGGCGCATCATTAATACATCTTCGGTTGTGGCGCTTTATGGAAATTTTGGACAAACAAATTATGTAGCCACAAAAGCCGGTGTTATTGGAATGACTAAAACATGGGCACGTGAATTAGGTTTTAAAGGCGTTACTGTAAATGCGGTAGCACCTGGTTTTATCATGACAGATATGGTGCGCAAAATGCCTGAAAATGTGCTTGAAACCATGCAGAGCAAAGTGCCGTTGGGGCATTTAGGTGATCCGGAAGATATTGCCAACGCATATTTATTCCTGGCAAGTGATGAGGCGCGCTATGTAAACGGAGCAACTTTGAGTGTGGATGGCGGAATGACTATTTAA
- a CDS encoding class I adenylate-forming enzyme family protein, whose amino-acid sequence MQNIKDKMEHFDWFKKWSVYNPDKVAFKEYETGREYTFAQVNHLANLTAQYFINDLGASTGDRVAVLSENNLEYMVLFAVAQKTGLTLVPLNYRLTSRELDFMLADSDPDIVLWEKHFADKIQNAAAYKTISHKIPMEKLSEMHKKYLSIDAFSYVGVHEFDDDHPLFLIYTSGTTAFPKGAKYTHKMLLWNSLNTEIRLDITSSDRAINCAPPFHTGSWNVLLATFVLHGAYTLLMRNFDADAVLEQMESDKHTIFWGVPTMLKLMVDSSKFESVDLSRIRYFVIGGEAMPIPLIKIWDRKGVPVRQGYGLTEVGPNVTSLDHSDAIRKQGSIGTPNFFYQTKLVNEQGKEVKNNEIGELIIKSATVTPGYWKNEEATQNTIIDGWFHTGDLMKIDDEGYLYVVDRIKNMYISGGENVYPAEVEHLIRQLEDVRDVAIIGVPHEKWGETGKAFIVKKSGSDLSEKQVIDYCRKNLAKYKTPAYIKFLEQLPVNNAGKIDRKTLRDQEKTEA is encoded by the coding sequence ATGCAAAATATAAAAGATAAAATGGAACATTTCGATTGGTTCAAAAAATGGAGTGTTTATAATCCGGACAAAGTAGCCTTTAAAGAATATGAAACCGGAAGGGAGTATACCTTCGCACAGGTTAATCATCTGGCAAATCTTACTGCACAATATTTTATAAACGATTTGGGCGCAAGTACCGGTGACAGAGTGGCTGTGTTATCGGAAAACAATTTAGAGTACATGGTGCTTTTTGCTGTGGCCCAAAAAACCGGATTGACTTTGGTTCCGCTTAATTACCGGCTTACATCGCGAGAACTCGATTTCATGCTTGCAGATAGCGATCCTGATATAGTACTGTGGGAAAAACACTTTGCCGATAAAATTCAAAATGCAGCAGCTTATAAAACCATCAGCCACAAAATACCTATGGAGAAGTTGTCGGAAATGCATAAAAAGTATTTGTCTATTGATGCGTTTAGCTATGTGGGCGTACATGAATTCGACGATGACCATCCCCTTTTTTTAATTTACACATCGGGTACTACTGCTTTTCCTAAAGGTGCTAAATATACCCACAAAATGTTATTGTGGAACAGCCTGAATACTGAAATTCGTTTAGATATTACATCTTCGGACAGGGCTATAAATTGTGCACCGCCATTTCATACAGGGAGCTGGAATGTGCTACTTGCCACTTTTGTGCTACATGGTGCCTACACACTGCTGATGCGGAATTTTGATGCTGATGCTGTGCTGGAGCAAATGGAGTCTGATAAGCATACCATATTTTGGGGCGTACCCACCATGCTTAAGTTAATGGTCGATTCCTCTAAATTTGAATCTGTTGATTTAAGCCGCATACGATACTTTGTCATTGGTGGCGAGGCCATGCCCATTCCTTTAATAAAAATATGGGATAGAAAAGGTGTGCCGGTTCGGCAGGGCTATGGTCTAACAGAAGTTGGTCCCAATGTTACATCACTGGATCATAGTGATGCTATACGCAAGCAGGGGTCTATTGGTACCCCAAATTTCTTTTACCAGACCAAACTGGTTAATGAGCAGGGAAAAGAAGTTAAAAACAATGAGATTGGCGAATTAATTATAAAGTCAGCTACGGTTACCCCGGGTTACTGGAAAAATGAAGAAGCAACTCAAAATACGATTATTGATGGCTGGTTTCATACCGGCGATTTGATGAAGATAGACGATGAGGGATATTTGTACGTGGTCGATCGCATTAAAAATATGTACATCTCGGGTGGAGAGAATGTGTATCCGGCTGAAGTGGAACATTTGATCAGGCAATTAGAAGATGTACGCGATGTGGCAATTATTGGTGTTCCGCATGAGAAATGGGGTGAAACCGGGAAGGCATTTATTGTAAAAAAGAGTGGAAGTGATTTGAGCGAAAAACAGGTCATTGACTATTGTCGTAAGAACCTGGCCAAATATAAAACTCCCGCATATATTAAGTTTCTTGAACAATTGCCAGTGAATAATGCCGGAAAAATAGATCGCAAAACGTTGCGCGATCAGGAAAAAACAGAAGCGTAA
- a CDS encoding sodium/pantothenate symporter: MDTQSFITGTWILISLYIAAILFFVIRGALKTQSIADFAVGNIKFSPTAVGLSLAASITSAATFVVNPGFIANYGLSGVLSFCVFFPFAAMVSLVVLTKSFRKYGQKIKALTLAQWIGDRYNSKTYSLIMAFLSLLMITFIVLIVVAITKVLSKALNVEEMYVLIGLVIFVFGYMMFGGANSMVYTNSIQAIVMLVVAIILLTSGYEHFKGGIDAFVERLRSIDPVLVKATNPESWLFRDFYEIIFAQIVVGIAVVVQPHIITKSLLLKDEKQVNKFLIIAVAAEALFFIVAFAGLYARITFPDLTFQGEALKNDGIIPAYVVAAFSQGWVSVIIGLIVILGLISAGLSTLEGLIQSVSTTITSDIVKRLSPVALREKQLMWINKVAIITLAAITIVISWEQIVSPKLSVGILAQNGVYAYFSAAFIPVLFGIFLKEVDYRAPLAATLTSIFIHFSVYYVLPVFVENYGLDLGFFTKYLQGTVRNPAIAASTAIVLSTIVGIVVHRITKRKKMVQAA; encoded by the coding sequence GTGGATACGCAATCTTTTATCACAGGAACCTGGATTTTAATATCACTTTACATCGCTGCAATTTTATTTTTTGTAATCAGGGGAGCTCTTAAAACTCAGTCTATAGCTGATTTTGCTGTAGGCAATATCAAATTCTCACCCACTGCAGTAGGACTTTCGTTGGCAGCTTCCATCACAAGTGCTGCTACTTTTGTTGTAAATCCAGGGTTTATTGCCAATTATGGTTTAAGCGGGGTGCTTTCTTTTTGTGTTTTCTTCCCTTTTGCAGCCATGGTTTCACTTGTGGTGCTCACTAAAAGTTTTCGCAAGTATGGACAAAAAATTAAGGCACTAACGCTGGCACAATGGATAGGCGACAGATATAACAGCAAAACATATTCACTAATTATGGCATTCCTCTCTTTGCTCATGATTACTTTTATTGTACTGATTGTAGTAGCTATTACAAAGGTACTTAGTAAAGCGCTCAATGTGGAGGAAATGTATGTGCTAATTGGCCTGGTAATTTTTGTGTTTGGATACATGATGTTTGGTGGCGCAAATTCTATGGTTTACACAAATTCTATACAGGCTATCGTGATGCTTGTGGTTGCCATTATTTTACTCACTTCAGGTTATGAGCATTTTAAGGGAGGTATCGATGCTTTTGTAGAACGTTTGCGAAGTATTGATCCTGTGCTTGTAAAGGCTACAAACCCTGAAAGCTGGCTTTTTAGGGATTTTTACGAGATCATATTCGCCCAAATAGTAGTGGGTATTGCTGTTGTTGTACAACCACACATTATTACAAAATCCTTGCTGTTGAAAGATGAAAAGCAGGTTAATAAGTTTCTGATAATTGCCGTAGCTGCCGAAGCGTTGTTTTTTATAGTGGCTTTTGCCGGACTGTATGCACGTATTACATTTCCTGATCTGACTTTTCAGGGAGAGGCCTTAAAAAACGATGGTATAATTCCTGCCTATGTGGTTGCTGCCTTTTCGCAGGGGTGGGTTTCTGTAATTATTGGTCTGATTGTAATTCTGGGACTTATATCAGCTGGTTTATCTACCCTCGAGGGGCTCATCCAATCGGTTTCAACCACCATTACTTCTGATATTGTCAAGCGTTTAAGCCCCGTAGCCCTGCGCGAGAAACAATTAATGTGGATCAATAAGGTTGCAATTATTACACTGGCCGCAATCACCATAGTTATTTCATGGGAACAAATTGTTTCGCCTAAACTGAGCGTTGGGATTTTGGCCCAAAACGGCGTGTATGCTTACTTTTCAGCAGCCTTTATTCCGGTGCTATTCGGGATTTTTCTCAAAGAGGTTGATTACAGAGCACCTTTAGCGGCTACTTTAACATCTATTTTTATACATTTTAGCGTATATTACGTACTGCCTGTTTTTGTTGAGAATTACGGGTTAGATCTTGGATTCTTTACAAAATACCTGCAAGGAACAGTGCGCAACCCGGCAATTGCAGCTTCTACAGCAATTGTTTTAAGTACCATTGTTGGTATTGTTGTGCATCGTATTACAAAACGAAAAAAGATGGTTCAGGCCGCCTGA
- a CDS encoding alpha/beta fold hydrolase, with amino-acid sequence MQTKKNMTKNIIPLLFIFTMIFTACSPYSNLTPMDSMREDLQYPFDVKYADISGNQSVAYVDEGRGSETIIFIHGLGTYLRAWEKNIAELKSDYRCIAIDLPGYGKSTKLPHDGSMTFYADVVMEVMNHLNIESAILAGHSMGGQISMVAALRYPQRVEKLILAAPAGFERFTEGQKEWFREVMSLSGVKKTTAEAIMTNAAYNFYNMPDDAEFIITDRLAMRSANDFDHYCYTVAQSVDGMVNEPVIDKLDMIKQPTLIVFGENDNLIPNRYLNPGWTKDIAMVGHNRIPDSKLIMLPKCGHFLPFEKANEFNSAIRQFLSN; translated from the coding sequence ATGCAAACAAAGAAAAATATGACAAAAAATATAATCCCGCTGTTATTCATTTTTACGATGATTTTTACGGCGTGTAGTCCGTACAGCAATTTAACACCAATGGACAGTATGCGTGAGGATTTACAGTATCCTTTTGATGTAAAATATGCCGATATTTCTGGTAATCAGAGTGTTGCCTATGTGGATGAGGGACGGGGTTCTGAGACTATAATTTTTATCCATGGTCTGGGTACCTATTTGCGAGCCTGGGAGAAGAATATTGCTGAATTAAAAAGTGATTACAGGTGTATTGCCATTGATTTGCCTGGTTATGGAAAATCTACTAAACTGCCCCATGATGGCAGCATGACATTTTATGCCGACGTAGTTATGGAGGTGATGAATCATCTCAATATAGAGTCTGCAATACTTGCCGGTCATAGCATGGGCGGACAAATATCTATGGTAGCAGCTTTGCGTTACCCGCAAAGAGTGGAAAAACTGATACTCGCTGCTCCGGCCGGATTCGAACGTTTTACTGAGGGACAAAAAGAGTGGTTTCGTGAGGTTATGAGCCTTTCCGGAGTAAAAAAGACAACAGCAGAAGCCATTATGACCAATGCAGCTTACAACTTTTACAATATGCCCGACGATGCTGAGTTTATTATTACCGACCGGCTGGCTATGCGCAGTGCAAATGATTTTGATCATTATTGCTATACTGTGGCCCAATCTGTTGATGGTATGGTAAATGAGCCAGTGATTGATAAGCTGGATATGATTAAACAACCAACACTAATTGTATTTGGCGAAAATGATAACCTTATTCCTAACCGTTATCTTAATCCGGGATGGACAAAAGACATAGCAATGGTAGGACATAATAGAATTCCAGATAGCAAGCTTATTATGTTGCCTAAATGCGGACATTTTTTGCCATTCGAAAAGGCGAATGAATTTAATTCCGCAATACGTCAGTTTTTAAGTAATTAA
- the idi gene encoding isopentenyl-diphosphate Delta-isomerase, translated as MADDIILVDKQDNQIGTGEKMEVHRKGILHRAFSVFVWNKEGQLMMQQRAKTKYHTPGLWSNTCCSHPKPGETVQQAANRRLQEEMGFTCDLNEEISIIYHSQFENDLIEHEYDHVLFGHYDGTPIINPEEVHSWKWMSVNELHREVRLHPEQYTVWFRIIIDRLRNENVI; from the coding sequence ATGGCAGATGATATCATATTAGTAGATAAGCAAGACAATCAGATAGGAACCGGAGAAAAGATGGAAGTACACCGCAAAGGTATACTTCACAGGGCTTTTTCAGTATTTGTTTGGAATAAAGAAGGCCAGTTAATGATGCAACAACGGGCCAAAACTAAATATCACACTCCGGGCCTCTGGAGCAATACCTGTTGCAGTCATCCCAAACCGGGTGAAACTGTGCAGCAGGCAGCAAATAGAAGACTTCAGGAAGAAATGGGTTTTACCTGTGACCTGAATGAAGAGATCAGCATCATATATCATTCGCAGTTTGAAAACGATTTGATCGAGCATGAATATGATCATGTACTTTTTGGCCATTATGACGGAACACCCATTATCAATCCGGAGGAAGTACATTCATGGAAATGGATGAGTGTAAATGAGTTGCATCGGGAAGTACGATTGCATCCAGAACAGTACACGGTATGGTTCCGGATCATTATTGACCGTCTGAGAAATGAAAATGTGATTTAA
- a CDS encoding 3-oxoacyl-ACP synthase III family protein produces the protein MRNAIIHSNGMYVPERVVPNSYFDELLGENVSDWLEEFVEIYERRWAAEDESTADLAAAAARQAMERGNVKPDEVDLLIISTDTPEFISPSTSSKVQHMLGLRNAGTFDINTACAGFVTALDVGSKYIKADEQYQTVLIIGAYAMSKYINKLDKKTANLFADGAGAFILKGEKNSRRGLQASRLITHGQYHDYMGIFAGGTAQPVNHEALEKGDHLLTIAKKFPPEINPETWSAIARELSGRAGTDLKDYAQYFLTQININSIRETMDRLELPHEMAQTSMHNYGYTGSACIPLAFEDALQAGKITRGDSLMFIGSGGGLAFAGASFIY, from the coding sequence ATGCGAAATGCAATAATCCATTCCAATGGCATGTATGTACCTGAAAGGGTTGTGCCTAACAGTTATTTCGATGAATTGTTGGGCGAAAATGTAAGTGACTGGCTTGAAGAGTTTGTGGAGATTTATGAACGCAGGTGGGCCGCAGAAGATGAATCAACAGCTGATTTGGCGGCTGCTGCCGCACGCCAGGCAATGGAGCGTGGCAATGTGAAACCCGACGAGGTTGATTTGCTCATTATATCGACTGATACGCCTGAGTTTATATCACCATCGACCTCATCGAAAGTGCAGCATATGCTAGGTCTAAGGAATGCAGGTACTTTTGATATCAATACAGCATGTGCTGGTTTTGTAACCGCTCTTGATGTTGGGTCAAAATATATCAAAGCAGATGAACAATACCAGACTGTATTGATAATTGGAGCCTATGCCATGAGCAAATACATCAATAAGCTGGATAAAAAAACAGCCAATTTGTTTGCCGATGGAGCAGGAGCATTTATTCTGAAAGGAGAAAAAAATAGTAGACGTGGTCTTCAGGCCAGCAGGCTAATTACCCATGGGCAATATCACGATTACATGGGTATTTTTGCCGGGGGAACCGCCCAGCCTGTGAATCATGAAGCACTTGAAAAAGGAGACCATTTATTGACAATTGCCAAAAAGTTTCCTCCTGAAATTAACCCTGAAACCTGGTCTGCAATAGCGAGGGAGCTCAGTGGTCGTGCAGGTACAGATTTAAAGGATTATGCCCAGTATTTTCTTACGCAGATTAACATTAACAGTATCAGAGAAACCATGGACCGACTGGAATTACCCCACGAAATGGCACAAACCAGTATGCACAATTATGGATACACGGGATCAGCCTGTATTCCATTGGCTTTTGAAGATGCCCTGCAGGCCGGGAAAATTACTCGTGGCGATTCGCTTATGTTTATAGGCTCAGGTGGCGGATTAGCCTTTGCAGGAGCAAGTTTTATTTATTAA
- a CDS encoding alpha/beta fold hydrolase has translation MHYLERAGDGPVLFLIHGNGSSSVFWRKLMGRLPASYRAIAPDMRGYGHSEAAVVDATRGFDDFVEDIAALMRSLEIEQAHFIGHSLGGGMLFAFASVYSEKVQSLTLVNPASPYGFGGTKGVDGKPCMPDFAGSGGGIVNPEFVQRLIKKDRSLADLNASPKAVINRYYWRPPFVPNNIEELLESLFQEKIGEKHYPGDFYKSSNFPFVKPGIYGPMNAASPKYLNGMASAFIYAEKKFKVLWVRGADDEVVSDESVFDPGTLGKLGLLPDYPGAEVYPSQPMVSQTRYVLEQYAEHGGSFQEVVMQETGHTPFIEKPQEFITHLDTFIQELKIDNYEKIRK, from the coding sequence ATGCATTATCTGGAACGGGCCGGCGATGGACCGGTTCTGTTCCTTATTCACGGTAATGGCTCATCATCTGTGTTTTGGCGGAAACTGATGGGCAGGTTACCGGCATCATATCGCGCTATAGCTCCAGATATGAGAGGTTATGGGCATAGCGAGGCGGCTGTTGTGGATGCTACCAGGGGATTTGACGATTTTGTGGAGGATATTGCAGCTTTAATGCGCTCGCTTGAAATAGAGCAGGCTCATTTTATAGGACATTCATTAGGCGGAGGAATGCTTTTTGCTTTCGCCTCTGTTTATTCAGAGAAAGTGCAATCACTTACACTTGTTAATCCTGCTTCGCCATATGGATTTGGAGGCACAAAAGGTGTTGATGGTAAACCCTGTATGCCCGATTTTGCTGGCTCCGGAGGGGGGATTGTTAATCCTGAATTTGTGCAAAGATTGATAAAAAAAGACCGTAGCCTGGCCGACTTAAATGCCAGCCCAAAAGCAGTAATAAACCGCTATTACTGGAGGCCTCCGTTTGTGCCAAACAATATAGAAGAGTTGCTGGAAAGTCTTTTTCAGGAAAAGATTGGAGAAAAGCATTACCCGGGCGATTTTTATAAAAGTTCCAATTTCCCATTTGTAAAACCTGGTATTTATGGTCCGATGAACGCTGCATCGCCAAAATATTTGAACGGCATGGCCAGTGCATTTATTTATGCAGAAAAAAAGTTTAAAGTGCTATGGGTGAGGGGAGCAGATGATGAGGTTGTAAGCGATGAATCTGTTTTTGATCCCGGCACTCTGGGGAAGCTTGGATTATTGCCTGATTACCCGGGAGCTGAGGTTTACCCATCACAACCAATGGTTAGCCAAACACGATATGTGCTAGAACAGTATGCTGAACACGGAGGTAGTTTTCAGGAGGTAGTGATGCAGGAAACCGGACATACCCCATTTATAGAAAAACCACAAGAATTTATCACACATTTAGATACGTTTATTCAAGAACTTAAAATAGATAATTATGAAAAGATTAGAAAATAA
- a CDS encoding 3-oxoacyl-ACP synthase: MNKDKAIGIVGYGIYLPEGRQSAEEIAAATNGVWTADAVHEKLGIEQKVIPGKHDGTQEMGVKAAKDALARTQTDPMDIDLLLSVGEEWKEYPLTTSGIYIQEQIGARRAWAIDVQQRCCSTISALKMAKDMMLADENINTVMIAGGYRNGDFVDYTDITMSMMYNLSAAGGALILKKGYEHNLLLGSHVMSDGSMARDAGVVYGGTEKPITCENAGKAYKSLTLMNPAHMKERLNSVSMDNWMNCIDLALQKSGYQRKDIDYLAVLHFKRSMHKVMLEELGLSEDQTVYLSQYGHAGQIDQILSLHLGLESGKIKNGSVVSMIAAGIGYAWAANVIRWG, translated from the coding sequence ATGAATAAAGATAAAGCAATTGGAATCGTCGGATACGGGATTTATTTGCCAGAGGGCCGGCAGTCTGCTGAAGAGATTGCCGCTGCAACGAATGGTGTGTGGACTGCTGATGCAGTGCATGAAAAACTGGGTATAGAACAAAAAGTAATTCCCGGCAAGCATGATGGCACCCAGGAAATGGGCGTAAAAGCTGCTAAAGACGCTTTAGCGCGTACCCAAACCGATCCAATGGATATCGATCTTTTGCTTAGTGTAGGAGAAGAATGGAAAGAATATCCACTGACTACTTCCGGAATTTACATTCAGGAACAAATTGGTGCCCGCAGGGCCTGGGCAATCGATGTACAGCAAAGATGCTGCTCTACCATTAGTGCACTAAAAATGGCCAAAGATATGATGTTGGCCGATGAAAATATCAATACGGTTATGATTGCCGGTGGTTACCGGAATGGCGATTTTGTCGATTATACAGACATAACCATGTCGATGATGTATAACCTGTCAGCAGCCGGGGGTGCTTTAATTCTAAAAAAGGGATACGAACATAATCTTCTTCTTGGATCACATGTGATGAGCGATGGATCTATGGCTCGTGATGCCGGAGTTGTTTATGGTGGAACCGAAAAACCAATTACATGTGAAAATGCCGGTAAAGCATATAAATCGTTGACATTAATGAATCCGGCACATATGAAAGAGCGGCTCAATTCAGTATCGATGGACAACTGGATGAATTGCATCGACCTGGCTTTGCAAAAATCAGGTTATCAAAGAAAAGATATTGATTATTTGGCTGTGTTGCATTTCAAACGATCTATGCATAAAGTGATGCTAGAGGAGTTAGGGCTCTCAGAGGATCAAACTGTTTATCTCAGCCAGTATGGACATGCCGGACAGATTGATCAAATATTATCGTTGCACCTTGGGCTGGAAAGTGGTAAAATAAAAAACGGAAGTGTGGTGTCAATGATTGCAGCTGGTATCGGATATGCCTGGGCCGCAAATGTAATTCGTTGGGGATGA